A genome region from Brienomyrus brachyistius isolate T26 chromosome 23, BBRACH_0.4, whole genome shotgun sequence includes the following:
- the cmc1 gene encoding COX assembly mitochondrial protein homolog isoform X2, giving the protein MSLDMKASKEGEPALRHVELDVLIPKLMREKARERCADKVEAFTHCCKESGFLMVVKCQEQNAALKECLSMHYKDPEFQEECKQQYVKEKEEYEKTGIPAKNRKQKLPTSM; this is encoded by the exons GGGAGCCAGCACTGCGCCACGTGGAACTGGATGTGCTCATCCCGAAGCTAATGAGAGAGAAGGCCAGGGAACGCTGTGCGGATAAGGTGGAAG CCTTTACCCACTGCTGTAAGGAGAGTGGTTTCCTGATGGTGGTTAAGTGTCAGGAGCAGAACGCAGCGCTCAAGGAGTGCCTGTCTATGCA CTACAAGGATCCCGAATTTCAAGAAGAGTGCAAACAGCAATATGTTAAAGAGAAGGAGGAGTATGAgaagactggcatcccagcaaagaacaggaaacagaAACTGCCCACCAGCATGTAG